The window TCAAAGGTAAATTGTACTCCAGGTTATAAGAAGATATTAGAAAGGGGAATCGTGTCTTTTGACAATTTTTGGTCCCTCCCGTCATGGCAGTCAGTGAGTTTTGCCTTCGGTGCAAAACAGGAGCAGGCTCAGAAGCACACTGCATGAAATCAGTTAATTTAATTGCTACTGTAATAACAGGGATCAcgtatttatataaaataagtaTATAAACCTATTGATGACATAAATATATGGCACTTTATCAGATTTACTAGGACATATTGATATGCTTTCTGTGTTTTAGTCCCGttattgtaatattttattGCTTCATGTAACTAATATTATTCTCCATGTCAGTTTTCTTGTGAAATCGATGGCCTTACCTTAAATCAAACACACTGCTGGTCAGACGAGTTGCTTACACTGCCAGCCTATTCAGGAAGGAGTGATCTGTTGTTTGATGTAGATAACAAATGGAATGGTGAACTAGCTCCTTAGGTACACCCACGATACACACAGTAACAGTTAAGGAAATccttctggctgcagggcccgTCACCACAGGGCACCTGCAGAACCCAGAAGTGATGTGGGTTCCCTCTTGGCCGTGATCAGCTGGTTGGTGGGGGGCTGACAGCTCTGTCCCCTCGCCACTGTGCAGAGGtggaaggaggagcaggagggcaaTGCCTCAAGCACCTGATTGACTCTCAGTTTTTTATTGTTCTAGCAAATGACTCAAATAGAAACAGACCTGAAGACCCGGTCAGCTGCATACAACAACATTAAAGGAAATTTGCAGAACCTGGAGAAAAAAACTGTGTAAGTATAGCATGTGCCTGTTCACCTCTGGAGTGCTGCATGGCTCAGGAGAGGACAGTTCATGCCCACGTCCACTTCTGTCCAGCGGGCCACGTGTGTTCTGATGGGAGCAAATTTAGTGCCTGGCTTTGGGCCATGCTGAGCAtccagagctgcaggggaagTTGAGGGGTAGCTTATGTGATCAGCCTGTCTTAAAATCAGCTCATAGGAGACTGCAGTTCCTAATATGATTTTGTTAGCAGGGGGAGGAAACAGTCTTGGGAAAGGGTCAAAACCGAATGCTACTGTATTGCTCTGATGAGATTTCAGGGAGTCGGAAATTAGATCATCTGAGTCAACTGGCAGATTCCTTTGCAACACAGAGCTCTTTCCTAGGGGAGCTCTGcaaatgcttttcagaaagtCAACTACAATATTCGAGGCGaaaccatttattttccttccctgctgtgCCTACTAGCATCccactttcatttttcttctctttatttcaTTCTGCTGGTCCAGGCAAGGGCTAGCAGAATTCTACAAGTCTCTGCCAGGGATTCTCTCTCCTGTCTTCAGTTGATTATGATCTTTGCCTATGTGCTACTACCTGAATTTTGCTGCTACCAAAATTGCTGTTAATCTGGATTTTCTGTAGGGCAAGTCAGGCACCAACTCAGCTAAACCCAACCAGAAGCCATAGAAAAAAGTAATTCCAGGTGGTGGTTCAGAACATTTGTCAAAAAATGTGTCTGTCCCTCACGGAGACCTACTCAGCATGGGGACCGTGGCGTCCCCAAGGGTCAGAAGAGCCCTATCACAGTTGCAGGCCTCTGCTGTGTTTGTGTCCCGTGCCACACCACTGCCAGCCAACCCCACTGGCCTGTGCTTCCAGCTTGGTATGGATGGTGTTAGAAGCGTTTGTCTTGGGCTGCGTAATTGTGGACAGGATGCGCCAATGGAACAagctctcattttccttttcttgtctTCTCAGCCTGTTCCTGCAGTATCTCTCCAGCTCCACAACTCCTAGGTCAGCTTAAGCCCCAGGAGAGAGCCAGCTGCTCTGTGTGGGGATCATGAGCAGCAGTGCTCAACCTAGAGCAAGGGGGTGAGGGACAGGAGCTGAGACCTCATGGTCCAGGCACTTCCTCTCAGTGCCATCCACCTTTGAATGCTGGTGTCTCTGGTGTGCACCGGTGCCAGCTAGCTTGGGCTTAACAAGCATCTAGTAAGTTGTTACTGGCCAGTTAGTTCATGTTCCAACTGGTACAGCAACCTCAACCCCAAAACTACTGGCTCAGGTCCTTCTTCACGCCTGCCCagtggaggagggaaggagctgctcTCTTCCCTCTGGTCCTTACCAGCCATGTCCAGCCTAGTCGCATGCATGTAGTAGGTGTGCAGCCCTGTGGGATCTCAGGTGATCAACAGGACTGTGAGCAGGCACCTCCTGCAGGCCCCGCAGCACCTGTGCACGAGATTTCTGTCTCCACTATCCTTCAGCTGGAGGtaatctccctgtgctgctgagaggGGCAGTTTGTTCTCCACCATCCAGGTTTGCTTGGATGGCTTAGATCAGAACTGACATCACTCGCTGTGTCTGACACACGGCCCCACAAGCAGCCTTGAGAAAAGCAGGTGCCTCCTGCAAGGTGTGgtgctgcctggcagagggGTGGCAGCTTCAGAGGAGCACTTTCCAACCACCTACACCCTCGCTAAAAAACAGTAACAGCAGCATGGTGTAATTTCACACAGAGGAAAAGGGTAAACTAGTGCTAGTCGATGACATTCTGGAATtagcattagttttttttttttgttttttttttttttattaagtacAATAAAGATAAATGAACGGCCACTTTAGAAGCATAGATGTGTCCTTCAGGCACCGCAATCCTGATGCTTTTGTATCCCAGTGTGCACTGTTGGCAACAATACTTACAGCATGATACCTCAGCATGCTGCTGTTGGGTTCCTgctaatgttctttttttttgtttgtttgtcttgttcACTTTAGGGGAAACCTGCTGACCCGGACCCTAGCAGACATTGTGCATAAAGAAGACTTTGTTCTGAACTCTGAGTACCTCATCACGCTGCTGGTCGTAGTGCCAAAGTAAGGCAATAGCGTGGGCACATGCGCTCAGGTGCGGCGTTGAGTTTTGGGCCTAAATGCTGGATCCAGGCAATACTGGATCAGGGTGGGGAAGCTGATCCTCACCATGTCTGGGGAATGGGTGGATTTCTTAGCAAAGAGAATGGTTTCTGCCAAGGGTGATGCTGGCACGAAAGAGAGAAACAAGGACGGCTCCAAAGTCAGAGCAGGACAGAAGTGGGATGTAGGTTTTTAGCTGTTACAGAGCAGGTTCTCAAACATCCTCCTGGTAGGAACAGTaggagttaaaaaataaaaataaaataaataaataaacagaagaacagATTTTTACTGGAGCTTAGCCAGTTTATAAAAGGAATTAGACCTGCCATACTCACAGGGCCTCTGCTGGTCATGTAGTTGTTAGTGCCTGTGTGTAGGATGGTTGCTGTCACCACCAGTTGTGAAGGTACAAGACGTTCTTCTTAGAAGCCTACACAGAACTTGTCCTCTCAGTATAGCCCTatcccaacacacacacacggtaccatcatttttctgtctgtgaaAAACACATTATGAAAAGCTGTTTGAAGTAAGTTTGTTGAGTTTATTATTGGCAAGTTCTTTCAGATTCCTCCTATAAGCAGATGTCTCGCTTTGCAAGCTTACCCTTCCTTTGACCCTGTTCTCTGAGTGCTGGCTCTTGCCATGTTTCCAGCATAGCACCAGATCAGCTCTGGGCCTGCGCTCACAAGACGTACCGCACCTGCCCACGGACCAGAGGCATTATGCGTGGAGGTCCTGGAGCATGGGACACTGTGACAGCCTGTACATGTGTGCCAAGAGCCTCGTTCGTCCCACCTTCAGCTTCCTGCTTCATACCCTTCCTCATCCCAAGACACTATATGAGAATTGAGGGTGCAGCAGTGGAAAAATGTCTCTCTAGCTGATGACCAGGACAGGAAAGGAGAGAAGGCTGGTCAATAGCCagctgaatgtgagccagcagtgtgctcaagtggccaagaaggccaacaacatcctggcttgtatcaaatAGtttggccagcaggactagggaagtgattgtccccctgttcTCGGCTTTGGTGAGGCCATGCCTGAAacgtgttcagttttgggcccttcactacaagaaagacattgaggtgctggagcatgcCAAAGAAGGGcagtgaagctggtgaagggtctagagaacaagtcttacaaggagctgttggggttgtttagcttggagaagaaaaggtttaggggagaccttactgtactttacaattaccttaaagagATTGTAGCAAGGTGGGAATctggctcttctcccaagcaccaggTGATAAGAAGAGgaggaatggcctcaagttgcaccaggggaggtttaggttggattttaggagacatttcttcactgaaagggctgtgcagcattggaacaggctgcctagggaagtggttgagtcaccatccctggaggtcttcaagaaacgtgTAGAGTTAGAACTTAgcagcatggtttagtggtggaatTTAGGTTacaggttggaccagatgaccttagaggtcttttccaacctgaatgattctatgattctaagaagCTTTACGTGTTTTTATCACATAACCCAGCTCCTACTCCAAACCATTACCGTAATTAGCTATGATTATCAATACATTTGCTTTCTAGTATATAGTATTTATTTACTCTGCCTCGTCTTGTGCTCAAAGGTCAAGCTACATACAGTGGCAGAAGACGTATGAATCCCTCTCTGATATGGTAGTGCCTCGCTCCACCAAGTAAGTGAAATTCCGAATTAAGGTCCTGGATGGCTTCAGAGATCCCTGACGTTCCCCAAATTGTTCAGGAATGACTTGTCTAACACATGAGCTCCATGTTAACATATAGATTTGCTCAATCTCATTTGAAATCAGAAATTACACCATTGAAGGAAAGTacaggtgaaagaaaaaaataaaccaacaacTGTTTTTTCTCTACAATTAGCAATGTGTTGCTAAAACAATGTGGTTCCCTTTTCCAGTAATCTAGTTCTTTCCATGTGCAGTACGCACATGAGCAATGAGCCAGGTCTTTTGCTTGTTGTATAACAGAGACAAAAAACTAGTTACAATAATCCAGGCACAATTCAGAAACATGTAATTGCATAcaactttataaaaaaaagttttacagaGATCAAACAGTACCTTTCCATCTGTAATTGTTTTCTGCAGTAGAATAGAATAATCCAGTGTACTGCCATTTGCATTATTCTTTCACCTGGAATAAATAATCCTGTAAGTAACACTGTTCAGTATCATAAGTGAAAGAAAGAACTGCAAGAGGAAGGTGAAGAAAGCACAAGAGGTTTGCAATGTCGAATCACAGCAGCTGTTTTTCCCTCCCACAGAATGATCGCTGAGGATGCTGAGGGAGGACTCTTCACTGTGACCCTATTTAGAAAAGTGATGGAAGACTTCAAGGCTAAAGCTAGAGAGAACAGGTAGGCAGTCACGGGTTGAGAGGCACATCAGGCTAACAAACAGATGATGAGGGTAAAGGCACTTGTTCTCTGTGCAGTACAGCTGAAAGCATTGCTGGTGTTTAGGACTTTACTgtttgggctgctgctggccctgaaGCCACTGAGAAGGcagtgggaagggaaggagctgTGACTAGTTAGAGCAATTATTTGAACACCGAACTGCAGATCCTGGAATTGTTCTGACTGCTCTCCTGCTACTGGCAGCAGGAAGTTTGCTTTCTGGGAGTGACTTCAGCTCCTGCCCTCCAGATACTTTAGATGGCTCAGTGACTAGCACCTTTAAACATCCCAatcctgcttctccagatgcaAAAAAATAAGTGTGCATGTTGCTTGGACTAGCTTGGACTAGGGCTTGTGAGAGCAAATGTCATTCAATTACAGGTTCATGGTTCgagaattttattttgatgaGAAGGAACTGAAATGTGAAAAGGAAGAGCTGATGAAATTAGCTTCTGATAAGAAACAGCAATATGTAAGTAGCACATCAAGTTGATGGCCCATGTATTTAGGCCCTTGGTATTGGTGTGTGTAAGGATCTCACTCAGAAATGGTTTTATAGTTCCAGCAGATTCCTGTGAGCTCCACCTAGCACTGAAACCCAAGGCACAGGACAGATAACAGAATTTGCCCAAGATTACTCAAGCTTCTGATAAGCTGGGAGCCAATAATGGGTTGCCTGAGAACTACCTCAGCAGCCCGTGGTGGGTTCGATGGTGTTAGCTATGGAGCAGCTTCAGGGAGTGAAGGGCATCATGGTACCGCTACGTTTGTCCTCACAGGGCCCTCTGCTGCGCTGGCTGAAAGTGAACTTCAGTGAAGCATTCGTGGCCTGGATTCACGTGAAAGCCTTGAGAGTTTTCGTTGAATCTGTCCTGAGGTAAGCGGGCAGTGCTGGCAGAGGTTCCTGGAGAAGTCAGAATGTGCAGCCCCGCAGAAGGGCAGGGGTGGAAAGCTGTGCCCCCCCGGGAAATGACCCCGTGTGTTGGTGTGTCCCAAGGTATGGCCTCCCGGTAAACTTCCAGGCGATGTTGCTGCAGCCAAATAGGAAGTCCATAAAGCGCCTGAGGGATGTCCTGAATGTGGTCTTCAAACACCTGGATGAAGTTGCAGCAGCAAGTATAATGGATGTGCGTATTTAGGCTACAGCTGCACGTGCTGTAGGGGTTCAGGCAGGATCCCTGGTGACAGCTGTAACCTCCGGTGGCTACAGAATGGCTTGAGGCATCGGGCAGGGGCAGGTTATCGTGGAGATGTACAGTGTAGTTTCCATTGAAGTAGCTAACGTTAACAGCTACCAAGCTGAAATTGGTCTGCTCAGTTATGGCAGTTTCTTCAGGTAAAAAGCTTCACGCCTTCTGTAAGCTTTCAGATCAACACAACAATAATTCAAAATGAACCCTAGGACTGTGACAGCTCCCTGTCCAGTAAGCGGCTGTCACTGACTAAACTTCTCAACCTGGGCCTTCAGCAGGCAGCAGTACTTGCTTTCTCCCTCCACACATCTTAAGTACATAAAGGATTTAGGATAAACCAGTGGAAACCTCATGGCTTAAAGCCAATAGCTTAAAACTGCCTAAGACCAGGCAGGCATAAGAGTCCCAGTGCATGaaacaaggagaaagaaatatatTGTTTTAGAGATGAAGCACCCAGAAATGCTGTAATACAAATTCACGAAGTTGCAAACAAGCATCAACTCTCAATGCTGACAGCATTAGACAGCCTAAAAATACCAAGCAAACATCAGATTGTGTGTGAAGTCTCTGTGTTAAGCACAGCAAGTGCAAGACTCCATTCCCCCTAAGAAAGTGAAGTACAAAAAGCAATCCAGGTTAGCTTGGAACAGTGCAATGCTTTCTTTACTGGTACTGAagtcatgttttcttttgcagcctGGCATGGACATCCCCGGCTTACAACTGAGCAATCAAGAGTACTATCCTTATGTCTATTTCAAGATTGACCTCAGCCTTCTTgactgcagttaaaaaaaaaaaaatcactcaggCTTAACCTACTCAGGACCCTAATGTTATAATAAAAGAATCGTTAGCTGCTGAAAGTCAAATTAAAACGCAGAAGCTGTAGCAGGATAACCACACAAGATTTTCCTAACACTTCCACTAAGGTTTAAGCAACTTCAGTATAAACATCTTTTGTTCATAGTGttacagaaatgtatttctgagGCAGGCGGTACTACGgtagtatttattattttgttggtAAGTTACAAAGATGGAGTCTACTGGActggaaataaaacagttttaaatgtgTGGTGGCTGATGGATCTATTAGGCATGTACAGTCCTGGTACTGCAACaacttaacaggaaaaaaaagcatcaaagcagaatgccatttttttttccatataatttAACAAAAGTACTTAAGAAAACTTGCCAGGATTGCTTTGAACCTTACTGTGATCTGACTTACAATCCCAAGCACTCCCAAATTTAGTTTTTGCCAAGTTAAAATATGTCAATTAGAACATGTCATTAGGAGAGCTCATGTGCTGGGACGACTTGAGCTggagcacagctcctgccccacATCAGTGGTTGTTATTACTGGCTGCCAGCAGTTACTACATCGACTTTCAGAGGAATGAGCTAAGGGCAATCCCTTACAGACACCACTGGATCACAACTATCCACATTTTAAGTTATTTCCTTGAAAGGATGGGAACTTTCAGTTCCTTCATTCGGTACTTATAAACAAGCTGATCACATGAGGGTCACTCTACTACTGACACACGAGACATGGAGAGCAATGTAATGTAATAgtgtctttatttaaaaaaaaaaaaagcagcagtaactATACCCATGCCCAATCCTGCCTCCTTGTGCAAGGAAATTGCTGTTTCAAATCCAAACAGTGCCAGATGGGAAGTGAAGAAATATCAGATCCAACCTGCTGGAGACAGCACCTTGGTTTTTCACTTTTAGCACCTCATGTCCTAAAATGGGATTAATTTCACTGCtagtcctggggggggggagggaggggaaagaaaaaaaaaaaaaaagagtaccagctcccagctcagcagcaatTTCTAGTGGATGGTGTCtcccactgcagcagcaacaCCATTTCCATTGTACTAACGATCATATGAAGTCCAgcacaaagaaagagaaacccCCTgagaaagaatagaaaaaggaagactAATGAGCATTTAAACTAAGATTGTCTCTCTAACCAAGCTTGAGGTCAAACTGCCAAGACCTTTCGCAGCGAGGAGGTATGGTTTAGGACTCCCTCATTCTCCAGGCTCTCTTCTGCCATTCATTTTTCAGGAGTCACCCAAAACAGGATAGCTTTTACCATGTGCACCTCTGTCACTCTGTACAAGACTAACACTGTGTGTCAAAAATATCGTTTTATTCTTTACTTGAAACAGAAGCTGACCAGGTTCCACCtccatggaaaagaaaaaaaaaatcacatttaaaattGGTTACACTAACAGCCTTCAGGAACACTCAAACAGCACACCATCAACAAAATAAACCCCAAgatgtttcagagaaaaaaaaatccatgttgtCCTCAAAATATTTGTTACACAGAATACAATCAAGTTTACTGGTTATGACAATTCATAGAATTTCTGCAATGTTTTCTTGAGTTGCGTACAGTTCACTGCTGCAGTGCATCACGTAGCACAGTGTGTCGTGTGCTACTTCTCCATAAAAAGGCCACTGGAATATCCATCTGAATGGGAACCAGGTTGCAAACTGCTGCGCAAACTCTCCCAAGAAAAGAAGTCTCCTGAAGGTCTCTCACAGCTCATCTTTATCCCAGTCATCCAGATCCACATCACTGAGATCTATGTCGTCTTCAACTGGAAGCTGTGAAAACGTGAAAAAGCCAGAATTCTGAGCAAATGTTTATCAGTGCACAACACTAAAACATTACTGACTTAGAGCCTTCCTTCATCCAAATGTAAAGCTCCctcctgttatttttcattcctaAGAGCTCAGTGGTATTAAGCAATGGATAACTGATCAAAGTTTAGACTAGAAAAAGAAC is drawn from Anas platyrhynchos isolate ZD024472 breed Pekin duck chromosome 3, IASCAAS_PekinDuck_T2T, whole genome shotgun sequence and contains these coding sequences:
- the ATP6V1C2 gene encoding V-type proton ATPase subunit C 2 — encoded protein: MSEFWLISAPGDKTNLQAWERMNTVTLKSNLSSNSKFHIPDLKVGTLDALVGLSDELGKLDSFAESVIKKIAQYIGEVMEDSKDKVQENLLANGVDLISYLTRFEWDMAKYPIKQPLKNILEALSKQMTQIETDLKTRSAAYNNIKGNLQNLEKKTVGNLLTRTLADIVHKEDFVLNSEYLITLLVVVPKSSYIQWQKTYESLSDMVVPRSTKMIAEDAEGGLFTVTLFRKVMEDFKAKARENRFMVREFYFDEKELKCEKEELMKLASDKKQQYGPLLRWLKVNFSEAFVAWIHVKALRVFVESVLRYGLPVNFQAMLLQPNRKSIKRLRDVLNVVFKHLDEVAAASIMDPGMDIPGLQLSNQEYYPYVYFKIDLSLLDCS